A single genomic interval of Musa acuminata AAA Group cultivar baxijiao chromosome BXJ3-4, Cavendish_Baxijiao_AAA, whole genome shotgun sequence harbors:
- the LOC103981186 gene encoding chromatin remodeling protein EBS-like yields the protein MAKTKPGKKELDSYTIKGANKVVRVGDCVLMRPSDAEKPPYVARVERIEADHRGSARVRVRWYYRPEESAGGRRQFHGAKELFLSDHYDVQSARTIEGTCVVHSFKSYTKLEDVGPEDYFCRFEYKAATGGFTPDRVAVYCKCEMPYNPDDLMVQCEGCKDWFHPTCMGMTIEQAKKLEHFICSDCSAEDAAEKSLKPFPVSPDSELKVEVKRRKK from the exons ATGGCCAAGACGAAGCCCGGCAAGAAGGAACTCGATTCCTACACCATCAAGGGCGCCAACAAGGTCGTTAGAG TGGGCGACTGTGTGCTGATGCGGCCGTCGGACGCGGAGAAGCCACCGTACGTGGCGCGGGTGGAGCGGATCGAGGCGGACCACCGCGGCAGCGCGCGGGTGCGGGtccggtggtactaccgccccgaGGAATCCGCTGGCGGCCGCCGCCAGTTCCACGGGGCCAAGGAGCTCTTCCTCTCGGACCACTACGACGTGCAGAGCGCCCGCACCATCGAGGGTACGTGCGTCGTCCACTCCTTCAAGAGCTACACCAAGCTCGAGGACGTCGGCCCCGAGGACTACTTCTGCCGGTTCGAGTACAAGGCCGCCACCGGCGGCTTCACCCCCGACCGCGTCGCTGT GTATTGCAAGTGCGAGATGCCATACAACCCGGACGATCTCATGGTCCAGTGCGAGGGATGCAAGGACTG GTTTCATCCAACTTGTATGGGTATGACGATTGAACAAGCAAAAAAGTTGGAACACTTTATCTGCTCTGATTGTTCAGCTGAAGATGCTGCTGAGAAATCTTTGAAACCTTTTCCTGTATCACCAGATTCTGAACTTAAG GTTGAAGTCAAGAGGCGCAAGAAGTAA
- the LOC135637141 gene encoding ubiquinol oxidase 4, chloroplastic/chromoplastic-like — MAAAALSSPSFFASAPGPKITRSIPPSTASAFVSNPISGSGSASVRYSRGYFSRRLHQVKATTLQEKDEKVTVEEAFPVKTGAAGTSSSTGEASVVAPWNVKLEQTINIFLTDTTIRILDTFYHDRHYARFFVLETIARVPYFAFISVLHMYESFGWWRRSDYLKVHFAQSWNEFHHLLIMEELGGNAFWLDRLLAQFVAFFYYFMTVGMYIMSPRMAYHFSECVERHAYSTYDKFIKLHEEELKKFPAPEAAINYYMNEDLYLFDEFQTARTPKSRRPRIENLYDVFMNIRDDEAEHCKTMATCQTHGNLRSPHSDPKPMEDASECTVSEEAGCEGIVDCVTKSLTSRRP, encoded by the exons ATGGCCGCCGCGGCGCTCTCCTCTCCTTCCTTCTTCGCCTCTGCTCCCGGTCCAAAGATTACGAGAAGCATCCCGCCCTCCACCGCCTCAGCTTTCGTATCTAACCCCATCTCCGGGTCCGGTTCTGCTTCCGTTCGTTATAGTCGTGGATATTTTTCTAG GAGGTTGCATCAGGTAAAGGCCACGACTTTGCAAGAGAAAGATGAAAAGGTGACCGTGGAGGAGGCTTTCCCTGTGAAGACGGGAGCTGCTGGTACCAGTTCGTCAACCGGTGAAGCTTCTGTTGTGGCACCATGGAATGTTAAGCTTGAGCAGACCATTAATATTTTTCTAACC GATACAACAATCAGGATACTTGATACATTTTACCATGATCGTCACTATGCACGATTCTTTGTCTTGGAAACCATAGCTAGAGTCCCCTACTTCG CTTTTATATCTGTATTGCACATGTATGAGAGCTTTGGTTGGTGGAGAAGATCTGATTATCTGAAAGTACATTTTGCTCAAAGCTGGAATGAGTTTCACCATCTACTTATCATGGAG GAACTAGGGGGTAATGCTTTCTGGTTAGATCGTCTTCTTGCTCAGTTTGTTGCATTCTTTTACTACTTCATGACAGTTGGAATGTACATCATGAGCCCCAGAATGGCAT ACCATTTTTCAGAATGTGTTGAGCGACATGCATACTCCACTTATGACAAGTTTATAAAGCTCCATGAAG AAGAGTTAAAGAAGTTCCCTGCCCCAGAGGCAGCTATCAATTACTACATGAATGAGGATTTGTACTTGTTTG ACGAATTCCAAACTGCTAGAACTCCTAAATCTAGGAGGCCGAGGATAG AAAATCTTTATGATGTTTTCATGAACATTCGTGACGATGAGGCCGAGCATTGCAAAACGATGGCAACCTGCCAAACCCATGGAAATCTGCGCTCCCCTCACTCGGATCCGAAACCTATGGAGGATGCTTCTGAATGCACGGTCTCGGAGGAAGCCGGCTGTGAAGGTATCGTGGATTGTGTTACGAAGTCCTTGACATCAAGGAGACCATAA